In the genome of Cupriavidus malaysiensis, one region contains:
- a CDS encoding CoA-binding protein has protein sequence MHDLDALLQPRSIAVIGASTQPDKVGGMPIRLLRELGYPGRIYPVHRDAGEIQGLRAYPSLAAIGVPVDLAIVAVPAAAALDVMAQLGQAGVRAAVYFTSGFAETGGADDDAQGAQDARGARLQQALARAAQAHGVLLLGPNCLGAMNLRERVFATFSPVPLAGVPPVGDVALVSQSGAFGAYAFALAREAGLGLSHWVTTGNEAGLQLADVIAWLARDDATRVILVYMEGCRDGARLRGALAAARAAGKPVVVAKVGVTAAGARSAQSHTASLTGEDAVYQAVFDEYNVHRADTLEAFFRLGYVLSRGRRPARWSSPAGLAAGAVAPLAIVTVSGGVGIMMADSAERLGVPLPPMPPEAARALREAIPFASTANPIDVTGQIMAQPAVLLGALEAVADSPAYGCVAARRCC, from the coding sequence ATGCACGATCTCGATGCCCTGCTGCAGCCCCGTTCCATCGCCGTGATCGGCGCCTCGACGCAGCCCGACAAGGTGGGCGGCATGCCGATCCGGCTGCTGCGCGAGCTCGGCTACCCGGGCCGGATCTACCCGGTGCACCGCGATGCGGGCGAGATTCAGGGCTTGCGCGCCTATCCTTCGCTGGCCGCCATCGGCGTGCCGGTCGACCTGGCCATCGTGGCGGTGCCGGCGGCGGCCGCGCTTGACGTGATGGCGCAGCTTGGCCAGGCCGGCGTGCGCGCCGCGGTGTACTTCACCTCCGGCTTTGCCGAGACCGGCGGGGCGGACGATGATGCACAGGGTGCGCAGGATGCGCGGGGCGCGCGCCTGCAGCAGGCGCTGGCCCGCGCCGCGCAAGCCCACGGCGTGCTGCTGCTCGGCCCCAATTGCCTGGGCGCGATGAACCTCCGGGAACGTGTGTTCGCGACCTTTTCCCCGGTGCCGCTGGCGGGCGTGCCGCCGGTCGGCGATGTCGCGCTGGTCAGCCAGAGCGGTGCCTTCGGCGCCTACGCCTTCGCGCTGGCGCGCGAGGCCGGCCTCGGCCTGAGCCATTGGGTGACCACCGGCAATGAGGCCGGCCTGCAGCTGGCCGACGTGATCGCCTGGCTGGCGCGCGATGACGCCACGCGCGTGATCCTGGTCTACATGGAGGGCTGCCGCGACGGCGCGCGCCTGCGCGGCGCACTGGCGGCGGCGCGCGCGGCCGGCAAGCCGGTGGTGGTGGCCAAGGTGGGCGTCACCGCGGCCGGGGCACGCTCGGCGCAGTCGCACACGGCCAGCCTGACCGGCGAAGACGCGGTCTACCAGGCGGTCTTCGACGAATACAACGTGCATCGCGCCGACACGCTGGAAGCGTTCTTCCGCCTCGGCTATGTGCTGTCGCGCGGGCGCCGCCCGGCGCGCTGGTCGAGCCCCGCGGGACTGGCGGCCGGCGCGGTGGCGCCGCTCGCCATCGTCACCGTGTCGGGCGGGGTCGGCATCATGATGGCCGACAGTGCCGAGCGCCTCGGCGTGCCGCTGCCGCCGATGCCGCCGGAAGCCGCGCGGGCGTTGCGTGAGGCGATTCCCTTCGCGAGCACCGCCAACCCGATCGACGTGACGGGCCAGATCATGGCGCAGCCGGCCGTGCTGCTGGGCGCGCTCGAGGCCGTCGCGGACAGCCCGGCCTACGGCTGCGTGGCGGCGCGCCGCTGCTGCTGA
- a CDS encoding acetate--CoA ligase family protein: MFREPAHAVEAVVTLSPARARDMLARSRAAALCESHRGHAPLDLDAIAEVLVRVSRCAVALGERLDTLEINPFIIGADGLCAADAVITLRPPA, encoded by the coding sequence GTGTTCCGCGAGCCAGCGCATGCCGTCGAGGCGGTGGTGACGCTGTCGCCGGCACGCGCGCGCGACATGCTGGCACGCAGCCGCGCTGCAGCCCTGTGCGAGAGCCACCGCGGCCATGCGCCGCTCGACCTCGACGCGATCGCCGAGGTGCTGGTGCGCGTCTCGCGCTGCGCGGTGGCGCTGGGCGAGCGGCTCGATACGCTGGAGATCAATCCTTTCATCATCGGCGCCGACGGCTTGTGCGCGGCCGACGCCGTGATCACGCTGCGGCCACCGGCCTGA
- a CDS encoding Bug family tripartite tricarboxylate transporter substrate binding protein: MERSAAWTLRGALARMRGCLGAAGMAGAVGVAGLGGVGSACVLLASSGPARAGGYPDKPIRLVVPFPPGGGTDVLGRLVAVRLGAELKQTVVVENVAGATGTIGSAQVARAAPDGYTLLLGISATHAIAPSVFPRLPYAPLRDFAPVARLAYGGNVLASTSSTSSTSSTSRTTKSDEETPA; the protein is encoded by the coding sequence ATGGAACGATCGGCAGCATGGACGCTGCGGGGCGCGCTCGCCCGCATGCGGGGCTGTCTGGGCGCGGCAGGCATGGCAGGAGCGGTCGGCGTGGCCGGCCTGGGCGGCGTGGGCAGTGCCTGCGTACTGCTCGCGTCCAGCGGGCCCGCGCGCGCGGGCGGCTACCCGGACAAGCCGATCCGCCTGGTGGTGCCGTTCCCGCCGGGGGGCGGCACCGACGTGCTCGGGCGCCTGGTGGCGGTGCGCCTGGGCGCCGAGCTCAAGCAGACCGTGGTGGTGGAGAACGTGGCCGGCGCCACCGGCACCATCGGTTCGGCGCAGGTGGCGCGCGCCGCGCCCGACGGCTACACGCTGCTGCTCGGCATCTCGGCCACGCACGCGATCGCTCCCTCGGTGTTCCCGCGCCTGCCCTATGCGCCGCTGCGCGACTTTGCCCCGGTCGCACGGCTGGCCTACGGTGGCAACGTGCTGGCCAGCACAAGCAGCACAAGCAGCACAAGCAGCACAAGCAGGACAACGAAGTCAGACGAGGAGACTCCCGCATGA
- a CDS encoding DUF1254 domain-containing protein, producing the protein MNAPILSAASPQEALAAAAALPLVLYGYPLVESLRTCRLQTSAREATGYGRAPVNVLSASERQWTHEDRDIVTPANDLLYFCGWIHLADGPVTLRIPPLPERERYYVIELLDAYTHNFANLGPRNIPPEGGEVVLAGPGRQAGGAHVVNCPTPLVWLLGRVLVQGEADLPRALAFERGFAIAAAPGRRRPPSIEAWSETGDEAMDFFQNLFNGLRDFPPAPRDQGLLTLLRKVGVRLEDAPEVAALRPAVRAGLAGAYRQGMALIEAHTRSQQRKSWGYSLQLGRFGDEGDDWLLRATTAMKGLGALRADEAVYAMADFDADGEPLDGRHRYALRFAPGQLPPAQAFWSVSLYGEDRYFAANEIGRYAVGDRTPGLRFEPDGSLVIPIGHGRPEAEANWLPAPAGRFYLILRLYHPSPAFMAGQYAIPAVVRLD; encoded by the coding sequence ATGAATGCCCCCATCCTTTCCGCCGCCAGCCCGCAGGAGGCGCTGGCCGCCGCCGCCGCGCTGCCGCTGGTGCTGTACGGCTACCCGCTGGTGGAGAGCCTGCGCACCTGCCGGCTGCAGACCTCGGCGCGCGAGGCCACCGGCTACGGCCGCGCGCCGGTCAACGTGCTGTCCGCCAGCGAGCGGCAGTGGACCCACGAGGACCGCGACATCGTCACGCCGGCCAACGACCTGTTGTACTTCTGCGGCTGGATCCACCTGGCCGACGGGCCGGTCACGCTGCGCATCCCGCCGCTGCCCGAGCGCGAGCGCTACTACGTGATCGAGCTGCTGGACGCCTACACGCACAATTTCGCCAACCTGGGCCCGCGCAACATCCCGCCGGAGGGCGGCGAGGTCGTGCTGGCCGGGCCCGGCCGGCAGGCCGGCGGCGCGCATGTGGTGAACTGCCCCACGCCGCTGGTCTGGCTGCTGGGCCGCGTGCTGGTGCAGGGCGAGGCCGACCTGCCGCGCGCGCTGGCCTTCGAGCGTGGCTTCGCCATCGCCGCCGCGCCGGGCCGGCGCCGCCCGCCCAGCATCGAAGCCTGGAGCGAGACCGGCGACGAGGCCATGGACTTCTTCCAGAACCTGTTCAACGGCCTGCGCGATTTTCCGCCGGCGCCGCGCGACCAGGGCCTGCTGACGCTGCTGCGCAAGGTCGGCGTGCGCCTGGAGGATGCTCCCGAGGTCGCTGCGCTGCGTCCGGCGGTGCGTGCCGGACTGGCCGGCGCCTACCGCCAGGGCATGGCGCTGATCGAGGCCCATACGCGCAGCCAGCAGCGCAAGAGCTGGGGCTACAGCCTCCAGCTCGGCCGCTTCGGCGACGAGGGCGACGACTGGCTGCTGCGGGCCACCACGGCGATGAAGGGCCTGGGCGCGCTGCGCGCCGACGAGGCGGTCTACGCCATGGCCGATTTCGACGCCGACGGCGAGCCGCTCGACGGCCGCCACCGCTACGCGCTGCGCTTCGCGCCGGGGCAGCTGCCGCCGGCGCAGGCCTTCTGGTCGGTGTCGCTGTACGGCGAGGATCGCTACTTCGCCGCCAACGAGATCGGCCGCTATGCGGTCGGCGACCGCACGCCCGGGCTGCGCTTCGAGCCCGACGGCAGCCTGGTGATCCCGATCGGGCATGGCCGTCCCGAGGCGGAGGCGAACTGGCTGCCGGCGCCGGCCGGCCGCTTCTACCTGATCCTGCGCCTCTACCATCCGTCGCCGGCCTTCATGGCCGGCCAGTACGCCATTCCCGCGGTGGTGCGCCTCGACTGA
- a CDS encoding DUF1254 domain-containing protein, with amino-acid sequence MTSHPTPHDPHAPHSGSLSAQQALAREAVLHTLPLYEMARMRAATCPRRDAAGRFAGDGPASTLRWVNQITHTRELLGPRHRQVVTPNNDTLYTNAWLDLSRGPLLLEVPDSLGRYYVLGLLDFYTNPFGYIGTRTTGAGPGRFLLHAPGWQGRVPDGARAIACPTDAVWMIGRLLAEGEADLPAVHAFQDGIRLSRADGQPAAFAFDVAMRPDERPGEARRFAEVVNRALRDYPPDAQEAPLVARFAQVGIGAGCEAGALGEAQLAELAAALQAVLAELDVPAEAALGGGWSLPVAIRATFGAQTLQRAQVARNYIGALGIEEAMYVIAERDGDGVPLDGRQAYVLDFPAGGLPQVGAFWSLTLYDKRDCMLVENPLQRYSLGDRSPGLRHEADGGLRLHLSAVPPADPACRGNWLPAPTGPFYVVLRLYIPAAAHLDNHFAYPPLRRVEVGQ; translated from the coding sequence ATGACCTCCCATCCGACCCCCCATGACCCGCACGCACCCCACTCCGGTTCGCTCTCTGCGCAGCAGGCGCTGGCGCGCGAGGCGGTGCTGCACACCCTGCCGCTCTACGAAATGGCGCGCATGCGCGCGGCGACCTGCCCGCGCCGCGATGCGGCGGGCCGCTTCGCCGGCGACGGCCCGGCGTCGACGCTGCGCTGGGTCAACCAGATCACCCACACGCGCGAGCTGCTGGGGCCGCGCCATCGCCAGGTGGTGACGCCGAACAACGACACCCTGTACACCAATGCCTGGCTGGACCTGTCGCGCGGGCCGCTGCTGCTGGAGGTGCCGGACAGCCTGGGGCGCTACTACGTGCTGGGCCTGCTGGATTTCTATACCAATCCCTTCGGCTACATCGGCACGCGTACCACCGGCGCGGGGCCGGGCCGCTTCCTGCTGCATGCGCCGGGCTGGCAGGGCAGGGTGCCGGACGGCGCGCGCGCCATCGCCTGCCCGACCGATGCGGTCTGGATGATCGGCCGCCTGCTGGCCGAGGGCGAGGCGGACCTGCCCGCCGTGCATGCCTTCCAGGACGGCATCCGGCTGAGCCGTGCCGACGGGCAGCCGGCGGCCTTCGCCTTCGATGTGGCGATGCGCCCGGACGAGCGTCCCGGCGAGGCGCGCCGCTTTGCCGAGGTGGTCAACCGCGCGCTGCGCGACTATCCGCCCGACGCGCAGGAGGCGCCGCTGGTGGCGCGCTTCGCGCAGGTCGGCATCGGTGCCGGCTGCGAGGCGGGCGCGCTGGGCGAAGCGCAGCTGGCGGAACTGGCGGCCGCGCTGCAGGCCGTGCTGGCGGAACTGGACGTGCCGGCCGAAGCCGCCCTGGGCGGCGGCTGGAGCCTGCCGGTGGCGATCCGTGCCACCTTCGGCGCGCAGACTCTGCAGCGGGCCCAGGTGGCGAGGAACTATATCGGCGCGCTCGGCATCGAGGAGGCGATGTACGTGATCGCCGAGCGCGACGGTGACGGCGTGCCGCTCGATGGCCGCCAGGCCTACGTGCTGGACTTTCCCGCCGGCGGGCTGCCGCAGGTGGGCGCCTTCTGGTCGCTGACCCTGTATGACAAGCGCGATTGCATGCTGGTGGAGAACCCGCTGCAACGCTACTCGCTGGGCGACCGCTCGCCCGGCCTGCGCCACGAGGCCGATGGCGGCCTGCGCCTGCACCTGTCGGCCGTGCCGCCGGCGGACCCGGCATGCCGTGGCAACTGGCTGCCGGCCCCGACCGGTCCGTTCTACGTGGTGCTGCGGCTGTACATTCCCGCCGCGGCCCACCTCGACAACCACTTCGCCTATCCGCCCCTGCGCCGCGTGGAGGTGGGGCAATGA
- a CDS encoding Bug family tripartite tricarboxylate transporter substrate binding protein, which produces MSARLTRRDLLARVPALALLLAGGVPPARAQDYPSRAVRLLSPYGPGGSNDTSARLLAEALSRRYGQQFVVENKPGAGTRLANEQVAHAKPDGYTLLWAAAPFAINTTAGLPQPYDIRKDFAAIGPRVLGPLFLIVRADSPARNVADFVRLARAQREGATFASPGAGSGPHLAAELFAAQGRFRDVNVHFRGDATAYTELLAGRVDATLTAITSALPFVKAGKLRVLAVASEQRTPVYPQAPTFAEQGYPGVVGYGWFGLLAPAGTPAAIVQQLNRDASAVLAGAGTRDRLVALGLQPEPGSSAAFAGFIDAEVSKWREVIRSAGIVLE; this is translated from the coding sequence ATGAGCGCGCGCCTGACGCGGCGCGACCTGCTGGCGCGCGTGCCGGCGCTGGCCTTGCTGCTGGCCGGGGGCGTGCCACCGGCACGCGCGCAGGACTATCCCTCCCGCGCGGTGCGGCTGCTGTCGCCCTATGGGCCCGGCGGCTCCAACGATACCTCGGCACGCCTGCTGGCCGAGGCGCTGAGCCGCCGCTACGGCCAGCAGTTCGTGGTGGAGAACAAGCCGGGCGCGGGCACGCGCCTGGCCAATGAGCAGGTCGCCCATGCCAAGCCGGACGGCTACACGCTGCTGTGGGCGGCGGCGCCGTTCGCCATCAATACTACCGCCGGACTGCCGCAGCCCTATGACATCCGCAAGGACTTCGCCGCCATCGGGCCGCGCGTGCTGGGGCCGTTGTTCCTGATCGTGCGGGCCGATTCGCCGGCGCGCAACGTGGCGGACTTCGTGCGCCTGGCGCGCGCGCAGCGTGAGGGCGCGACCTTCGCTTCGCCCGGCGCGGGCTCGGGGCCGCACCTGGCTGCCGAACTGTTCGCCGCGCAGGGGCGTTTCCGCGACGTCAACGTGCATTTCCGCGGCGACGCCACCGCCTACACCGAGCTGCTGGCCGGCCGCGTCGATGCCACGCTGACGGCCATCACGTCGGCGCTGCCCTTCGTCAAGGCCGGCAAGCTGCGCGTGCTGGCCGTGGCGTCGGAGCAGCGCACGCCGGTCTACCCGCAGGCGCCGACCTTCGCCGAGCAGGGCTACCCCGGCGTGGTGGGCTACGGCTGGTTCGGCCTGCTGGCGCCGGCCGGCACGCCGGCGGCCATCGTGCAGCAGCTCAATCGCGATGCCAGCGCGGTGCTGGCCGGCGCCGGCACGCGCGACCGGCTGGTGGCGCTGGGCCTGCAGCCCGAGCCGGGCTCGAGCGCGGCGTTCGCCGGCTTCATCGATGCCGAGGTGAGCAAGTGGCGCGAGGTGATCCGCAGCGCCGGCATCGTGCTCGAGTAA
- a CDS encoding LysR family transcriptional regulator encodes MDKLRAMQAFVRIVEEGSLTAAATALGSSLPAVVRTLAALEAELNVRLLNRTTRRLSLTDEGRGYLAGCRRILAAVDEVEAGLSARHVEPAGQLTITAPVLFGQMYVAPAVTGFAARYPAVSCRMEFTDRVVNLLEENIDVGIRIGPLADSTLVAQAVGRIRRVVVATPAFLRRHGVPAHPRELAQHNCVRFIGNAAHWWTFQEDGESFHVPVSGNLEFNQTAPAVAACAAGAGFGNFLSYQVAPLVAARQLRIVLQSFEQTPWPLSLIYPHARLLPARSRAFLEWMKADLGPRFR; translated from the coding sequence ATGGACAAGCTACGCGCCATGCAGGCCTTCGTTCGCATCGTCGAGGAAGGCAGCCTCACTGCCGCCGCCACCGCCCTCGGCAGTTCGCTGCCGGCCGTGGTGCGCACCCTCGCCGCGCTGGAGGCCGAACTCAATGTGCGGCTGCTCAACCGCACCACGCGCCGGCTCTCGCTGACCGACGAGGGCCGCGGCTACCTGGCCGGCTGCCGGCGCATCCTGGCCGCCGTCGACGAGGTCGAGGCCGGGCTGAGCGCGCGCCACGTCGAGCCCGCCGGGCAACTGACCATCACCGCGCCGGTACTGTTCGGCCAGATGTACGTGGCACCGGCGGTGACGGGCTTCGCGGCGCGTTATCCGGCGGTGAGCTGCCGCATGGAATTCACCGACCGCGTGGTGAACCTGCTGGAGGAGAACATCGACGTCGGCATCCGCATCGGCCCGCTGGCGGACTCCACGCTGGTGGCGCAGGCGGTCGGCCGGATCCGGCGCGTGGTGGTGGCGACCCCGGCCTTCCTGCGCCGGCACGGCGTGCCGGCGCACCCGCGCGAGCTGGCGCAGCACAACTGCGTGCGCTTCATCGGCAATGCGGCGCACTGGTGGACCTTCCAGGAGGACGGCGAGTCCTTCCACGTCCCCGTGAGCGGCAATCTCGAATTCAACCAGACCGCGCCGGCGGTGGCGGCCTGCGCCGCCGGCGCGGGCTTCGGCAACTTCCTCTCCTACCAGGTGGCGCCGCTGGTGGCGGCGCGCCAGCTGCGCATCGTGCTGCAATCGTTCGAGCAAACGCCCTGGCCCCTGTCGCTGATCTATCCGCACGCGCGGCTGCTGCCGGCGCGCAGCCGGGCCTTCCTCGAGTGGATGAAGGCCGACCTGGGGCCGCGCTTCCGCTAG
- a CDS encoding glutathione S-transferase family protein has product MTLAASPANPLVLYHMPLSGHAHRAQLFLSLLGLPYRLVPVDLRGGEHKRPLFLKLNPFGQVPVLDDNGTIVSDSNAILVYLALRYDDGRWLPRDPAGAAAVQRWLSVAAGEIAFGPAAARLAVLFGVPRPLDDAIARARGLFALMEPLLAGQRFLAADAPTLADVAAYSYIARADEGNISLAPYPALRARLAAVEALPGFVPMPATPAGLAA; this is encoded by the coding sequence ATGACCCTTGCCGCATCCCCCGCCAATCCGCTCGTGCTGTATCACATGCCGCTGTCGGGGCACGCGCACCGCGCGCAGCTGTTCCTGTCGCTGCTCGGCCTGCCCTACCGGCTGGTGCCGGTGGACCTGCGCGGCGGCGAGCACAAGCGCCCGCTCTTCCTCAAGCTCAATCCCTTCGGCCAGGTTCCGGTGCTGGACGACAACGGCACCATCGTCAGCGATTCCAACGCCATCCTGGTCTACCTCGCCTTGCGCTACGACGACGGCCGCTGGCTGCCGCGCGACCCGGCCGGCGCCGCGGCGGTGCAGCGCTGGCTGTCGGTGGCCGCCGGCGAGATTGCCTTCGGGCCGGCGGCGGCGCGGCTGGCGGTGCTGTTCGGCGTGCCGCGGCCGCTCGATGACGCCATCGCGCGGGCCCGCGGCCTGTTCGCCTTGATGGAGCCCCTGCTGGCAGGGCAGCGCTTCCTGGCGGCAGACGCGCCGACGCTGGCCGACGTGGCGGCCTACAGTTACATCGCGCGTGCCGATGAGGGCAATATCTCTCTCGCGCCCTATCCGGCCCTGCGTGCCAGGCTGGCGGCGGTCGAGGCCTTGCCGGGCTTCGTGCCGATGCCCGCGACACCGGCGGGCCTGGCCGCCTAA